CGAAGAGGCCTGGCGACGCCTGCAGTCGCTGCATGACGAATTTTCCACCCTGCCCGCCGACCTGGCGACGCGCACCCTGACCACTTTTGATGAGCAGCGTCAAACCCGGCGTCGGCAACGCCGTCAGGTGCTGAAACTGCTGGTGCTCGGCGGCGTACTGGCGTCCAGCGGAGCCCTGACCTATCGTCGCGCCCCCTGGCAGCGCCTGTTCGCCGACACCGCCACTGAAACCGGTCAACAGCGGGCCACCACCCTGGAAGACGGCTCGACCATCCGCCTCAACACCGACTCGGCCATTGCCCGCCACTACGACGCGAGCCAGCGCAGAATTGAACTACTGCGCGGAGAGATTGCCGTCACCACCGGCAGGGACCGTCGCAAACGGCCGTTCATCATCACCACCCCCTACGGCACCCTGGAAGCATTGGGCACCCGCTTCACCGTCCGGCTGCGCGACGCGTATGCCCGTATCGACGTTCAGGACGGCGCCGTGCGCATGCAGCCGAAAAACGGCACGCCATGGGTTGTTGAAGCCGGCACCGGCGGACGCCTTCAGCAGCAAAAAGCCGAGGGTGCTCCACCCCTGCCCTACGATCCGACCGGCTGGACCGACGGCGTTCTGGCCGTGCGCAACATGGCGCTGAAAAACGTCCTCTCTGAACTGGCCCGCTATCGACCGGGCACCATTTCCTGCGCTGACGAAGTGGCGCGGTTGCCGGTCTCGGGAATTTATCACCTCGCCGACACCGATCAGGTGCTGCGTTTCCTGCAACAGACCCAGCCGATCCAGGTGGCGTATCGCACCCGTTACTGGGTCACGGTGTTGCCAGATGAAAGCCGATCAGCAGGGAAAAAATGAGGTTGTCGTGAGGGATGAAGGCTTTCATCACCACACAGGGACGGAAAAAGACTGGTTCAAAAACTTCTTTTAGCCTCGCGATGCCTTCACGATAACATCTGATAAAGGCCTCGATGAAAATCTGAACCACAAGCGTTTTGGCCTTTCATCGTTTTCCATGGGTTTGCCTTTGTGTTTTTTTGGGGTTTCATCAGAAGTTATCGAGGCCTTTATCGTGAGGCGAATATGGGGTGGTTTTTCCGGTGAGAGAAATGTCAAAGCATCCCTTCAAAAAATCTTACGGTTTTCTCCGTGGTTCACGACTTCTAAACGTTTAGAAAATTTCTTGCAAAAAAGTGAGGGCGTTTTGGTTTTCGTCCGGCCTGCAGGGTGAAGTCACCAACAACAACCTGCAAGGAGAACGAAACATGTCTTTATTCCGACCAAAGTCCGGGCCTGCCACCCACGCCGTGTTGGCAGCCTTTGTGCTGCTTTTCCTGCTCATTCCGTTGCAAACGGCCACGGCCGCCGAACTCACACACACCTTTGCGATTGAGGCGGGACCGCTGGATACGGTCCTCAACCAATTCGTTCGCGCCTCCGGCGTCAATCTGTCCTACGCGGATGTGGTCACGGACGAACTCCACAGCGACGGCGTCAGCGGGCGGTATACCAGCGAAGAAGCCCTGCACACACTTCTGGACGGAACCGGCATCACCGCTGAACAACAGAGCGGTGGCGGATTCCGCTTGCGTCAACAAACCGCGGAGGAAAAAGCGCAAGAAGTGCAAACGTTGCAAGAGGAGGCGGAACCCATGACCGTCACCGCCTCGTCCGTGGGCGATACCACGGAAGGAACCGGCAGCTACACCACCGGCGCCATGAACACCGCCACTAAGATGGATCTGTCGATTCGCGAAACGCCTCAGTCGGTCAGCGTCATCACCCGCCAGAAGATCGAAGACGAAAACTATCAGACGATTGATGAGGCTTTGTCTGAAACGACGGGCCTCTATGTTTCACGCCTGGGCACCACGCGATGGGAATATATTTCCAGGGGATCAACCATCGACAACATTCAATACGACGGCGTGTCCAGCCATATTCACTACTATGCCCGTGATGTCATCGGCGATGACGTCATGGATATGTATGACCGGATCGAAGTGGTTCGCGGCGCCACCGGGCTGACGCAGGGAGCCGGCGATCCCTCCGCCTCGATCAACATGGTGCGCAAACGTCCCACGGCGGAGCAACAGACGTCGCTGAGCGGCAACGCCTCCATGTGGGGCAACGGCAGGATGTCGTTCGACACATCCGGCTCCTTCAATCAAAGCCAAACCATACGCGGACGCCTCGTTGCTTCCGCATCCGGCGGAGATGATTGTCTGGATGAAAGCAGCAGGGAGAACCAGCTTTATTACGCGGTTCTTGATGCGGATGTCACCGAAAAAACACTCCTAAGCCTGGGCTTCAGCCATCAGAAAACACGGCATGACGGTTATTCGTGGGGCGGTCTGGCTACCCATGAAGACGGCTCGTTTTACGATCTGGACCCGGAAGACACGTCCGCCGCCGATTGGGAATACCTGGACCGGGAAGAGAATGTCACTTATTTCGACCTGGAACAGGCTCTTGGAGGCGATTGGAATATCAAATTATCCGGACGTTATTCCAAAGCCCAATCCGACATGCTGGCCTCCTATACCTGGTGGGCCAGCTCGGTGCTCTACAAATATCCGCACGCTTATGAGTACGACCACCGCGCCAAATCCGCGGACCTTCACCTTTCGGGCTCCTTCAATCTGTTCGGGCGGAAACACAAACTCGTGCTGGGCGCCAATTTCGATGACGAAGAGCTTTCCTACGTCGGCGGCTCCGGAACCGCTATCCCGATTGATCTGGAAACCTGGGATCCATCATCGGTCAGCAAACCCGATATTGCGTTGGGCAGTTACAGTGCGACATATGATCAACAACAATATGGCGTTTATTCGGCTCTGCAATTAAATCCCCATGACAGGATCAACCTCACGGTAGGCCTGCGAGTCAGCTGGTTTGATTACAGCACCGAGAGTGTCATGACCTGGGGGGCAAGTGCCAGTGACTATGAAGAGAATGCTTATATTCTGCCGTATTACGGCATCACCTGCGACCTGACCGACACACTCACCGCTTATGCCAGTTATACGGAAATTTTTCAGCCTCAACAAAACTACGATATCGACGGCGACCTGCTTCCCCCTGAAGAAGGCAACAACAAGGAAGTCGGTGTAAAATTTGAATCCAGCGAGAATTTGTTCAACGCCTCAATCGCATTCTTTGAAACCAACCGCGACAACCTGGCAACGGCGCTTGACGGTGTCAGCTATTGCAACCCCGGATTCTCGACCTGCTACGAGGCCGCCGAACGGGTGAGAACCCGCGGCTTCGAGCTCGACGCTTCCGGTGAACTCAGCGACGGATGGCATATCAGCGCTGGTTATACCTACTCCAAATCGGAGTATGTCGAGGGAGAAAACAAGGGCGATCACTATTACACCTACAACATCCCGAAGCACTCATTCAAACTATCTACCGTGTATGATCTGCCGGGAAGATTGCATCAGCTCAGTGTCGGTGCCGGTATGAAAGCACAAAGTGAACTCTATAAAACCGGGGACGGCTACAGGATCGAACAAGGCGGTTATGTGATTTTCGATGCCATGGCAAAATATCAACTCACGCCCCGGATGAAATTGCAGCTGAATATCAATAATCTCCTCGACAAAGAATATTATTCCTCCCTGAGCGGCACCGGAACCAGTTACGGTCCCTTTATGGGCGACCCGAGGAACATCGTGCTTTCGTTCAAATACCAGTTCTGACATCAACAAAGAAGTTCCGCCGCGGGCATCCGCTGTCCGGGCCTTCCCTCCCCGCCTTTCTGGCGGGGAGACCACTTCGCAAAACGCCAAACCGTGCGCGTCACCCGTTGTCCGGCCTTTCCGGCCAATAAGCCCCATCTATTTGAAAATGACTTTCAAAAACGTGACAGCCATCACACCCCTCTCGACCCGAGTCGGATAGATTGATGCTGCACTGTAACCAAGCCCATAAAAAGCACCCCAAATCAACAAGGCAAACCGGCGCCGGAGAGCTCTAAACCGCATGACATCGCGGCCCGGTTGATGCCGAAACCAGACAGCATCCTGACCTTATGAGTGTTTCGGAAAAACGGCTACGCAGCGATCTGCATGACCTGTACCTCGACCATCACGGTTGGCTGGTGGGCTGGCTGAACCGGCGCATCAACAATACCCACGATGCCGGCGATCTGGCGCAGGACCTGTTCACTCGTCTGCTCGGTCGCCAAACCAATCTCGGCACGATTGCCCAACCGCGCGCCTGGCTGGCGACCATGGCCCACGGCATGATGGTTGATCATCTGCGGCGCAAAGACATCGAACGCGCTTATGCCGAAGCCCTGGCCGCGTTGCCCGCGGATCATGCGCCGTCACCGGAAACCCATGCCATGCTCCTTGACGCCTTAGCCGCCATTGACGCCCTGCTCAAGGGTCTGAAACCACGGGCGCGCACAATTTTTCTACTGTCGCGTCTCGATGGCTTGCCCTATGCCCGCATTGCCGAAGAGCTCGGCGTCAGCCTGAGCACGGTGGAAAAGGACATGGCCCGCGCCATCCGCCACTGCCTGACCCGCCGCCAAGAGATGCCGTTGTAAGAGTAAAACCATGAAGCGAACCCCCAAAACATCCCATCACAGCCCGAACGATGCGCAGGAAGAAGCCATCGCTTGGGCCGTTAAACTGGCCTCGGGTCACGTCGATGCGGCGCAGCGTCAGGCGTTTCACCGTTGGCGTGGCCAACACCGCGCCAACGAACAGGCCTGGCGCCAAATTGAAGGCATCGATGAGGCGTTTTCCGTCGTGCCCTGCGAAGCCGGTGACGTGGTGCGCCGCACCCTCAACCACCTTGACGGCGCGCGGCTCACGCGACGCACGGTGCTGAAGCTGCTCGTGGCCGGAGCATTTCTCTCCGGCGGCGGCCTGACCTGGAGCCGCAAACCCTGGCAGCAGACCTGGCCTCTGACCGCCACGGCCCAACAGAGACGGCACCGTCTGTTACCGGACGGCAGCCGCATCGACCTCAATCGAGGCAGTGCCGTGGAGGTGGTGTTTTCCCCCTGGCGACGGCGGGTCCTGCTCCATCAGGGGGAAATTCACATTGAAACCGGCAACGATGCCAATGCGCTGTTCGGCCACCGCCCGTTTGAGGTGGTCAGCGGCGCTATGACCTTCCGCGCTCTGGGCACCGCCTTCAATCTCCGTCGCGACCGGGACGGCCATCGCCTTTATGTCAGCGACGGCCAGGTGGCGGTTTACCGTCACGCCAAACTGCAAACGATTGTGTCCGCCACGCAGGAGGCTTTTGTCGCCGATAGCGGCACCCTTGAGACGCACACCGCGGACAACGACCCCTCAACCTGGACCCAAGGGGTTCTGGTGGCGCGCAAGATGCGTCTGCGCGACCTCGCCGCCGAATTGTCCCGGTACGGTGACCGCCCCCTGCAGTGTTCATCCCGGGCCGGTGACCTGCGGGTGTCAGGCGTCTTCCAACTCGACGGCCCGGCACCGCTGCAACGGGCCGTGGCCTCCCTGCGTCAATCCCTGCCCATCGACGTTGTTGAACAGGACGACACCCTCACCCTTATCCTCGCCCAGCCTTAGTCACAGCACATCCCAAGTGTTTATTCTTCCTACGCTTCCCTTCCTGAAAAAAAAGTTTACGGGTTCTGCTGCCGTCAAACGGCATAGAGATAGAAACCCGGTTGGCTCATGAGCCCTCACCGCCTGTTTGCCACAGGCGTTCATGGACCGATCATCACATCTCATCGTTGAATCCGTGAACGACCGGCACCCAATCGCCACTCACGGATTCAGGTTCAACAGAAGAAGGAGCACCGTGCATGAAGCGTGACAGATCACAAAAACACCCCCGCCGGCAAAACCGGGCCGCCTGCCTACTGGCAGCCTTGGCCGTTTTCTGCTGCCTGTTGGCCGCACCGCTGATGACCGCGGCACAATCCACAGCCGCGAACGCCACCTTTACGGTGGCCATTGCCGCCGGACCGTTGGAAGAGGCGTTAAACAGTTTTGCCGTACAGACCGGGCTGACCCTGTCCTTTTCTCCCGAACTGGTAGAGCAGATGGACAGCGCCGGACTCAACGGAACCTACCGTATTGAAGACGGTTTAAGCGCACTGCTAGACGAGCATGGCTTGCGTGCGGTGCGCCGGGAAAATGGCAGTTACACCCTAGAGGAAGATATTGCGCCGGGCCAGGACGGGGAAGAGGCCCCGGCCATTGAGGTCACGGCCTCTTCCCTTGATGACACCACAGAAGGAAGCGGGAGTTACACCACTGGCCTGACGACCACCGCCACCAAAATGGGTCTGTCGATCCGGGAAACACCCCAATCGATCAGCGTTATGACCAACCAGCGCATTGAGGATCAAGGGTTGTCCAGCCTCAGCGAGGTCATTGAGCAGACCCCCGGTCTGAATATCCAGAATTTAGGCAGTGAGCGCTTTACCATCTATTCGCGCGGCTACACCATCAACGACTACCAGCTGGACGGTGTGTCCACCCACGGCATCTCGTCCACCCAGGCCATTCCGCAAGGTCTGGCGGACCTGGCCACCTACGATCATGTTGAGGTGGTTCGCGGCGCGACCGGGCTGATGCTCGGCGCGGGCGATCCCTCGGGGATCATCAATCTGGTACGTAAAAAACCCACCCATGAGTTTCAGGGCAATGTCATTGCCGAACTGGGCTCCTGGGATCACTATCGTGCCCAACTGGATGTGGGCGGGCCTTTGACGAAAAATGGTCGGGTGCGTGGTCGCTTGGTCGGCGTTTACCAGGACAACAACAGTTATATGGATGCGTATGAGTTGGAAAAACAGGTCTACTACGGCATTCTCGAAGCGGATGTGACTGACACAACCCTGGTCACCGTCGGCTTTGACTATCAGGAGAATGACCCGCAAGGCAGCGCCAGCACCGGTTTCCCCCTGTTTTATGACGATGGTCGGCAAACGGATTTTTCCCGCTCGACCAATCCAGCGGCCTCCTGGTCCAGCGATCACAAAACAACTTACAATACCTTTGCTTCGCTGGAGCAGAAGCTGACCGATCATTGGCAGTTGAACCTTGCCGCCAACTACATGTCCCTGGACCGGGACTTTTCGAGCGCCACCGCGGCCTGGGGGTTTTTGGATGAGGAGACTGGCGAAGGCATCAAACTCTACGGCGCGCCCGGCGACACCGATCAGACCCAGACCGGCGTGGAGATGCGTCTTGAAGGGTCCTATACCCTGCTGGGTCGGGAGCATGACCTGGTTGCCGGCTTCAGCTTTTCCAAATACGAAAACAATCACATGCCGCTTTATCGTTCGGGCGTTGAGGGAACCGAGATCAATTTCTACACCTGGAACCATGAAACGGCACGTCCGGATACCGGCAATGGAAAACTCTACGATTTGGACACCATCATTTATCAGCGTGGGTTTTATCTGGCCTCCCGGCTTAATCCGCTGGAGCGTCTCCACCTCATCCTCGGCGGTCGCGTATCCGACTATTCCTACGACTATTCGCTGCACTATGTTCCGGAAACGCTAACGGCAAACAATAAAACAACCAAGTACAGTGAACATGGTGAAATCACCCCGTATTTCGGCCTGGTCTACGATCTGACGGAGACGCATTCGCTCTACGCCAGTTACACCAGTATTTTTCAACCACAGAGCTATCACGACCGCAACGGTGACGCCCTCGATCCCAAGACGGGCGATCATTACGAGGTCGGTGTCAAAAGCGAATTTTTCGCGGGCCGCATCAACGCCAGCCTCGCCCTTTTCGAAATCAGACAGGACAACCTGGCCGAGGTGGACAGCGGCTATACGGTGCCGGGAACGACCACTTCGGCCTACCGCGCCGTCGAAGGAGCGAAGACCCAGGGTGTCGACGTTGAGCTGTCCGGTGAGATCATCCCCGGATGGCATGTCATGGCGAGCTACAGCTACAGTCTGACCGAAGATGCCGACGGCTCGCGCCTTGCCACCGAAGCGCCCAGACAGATGGCCAAATTGTGGACCACCTATCAATGGCGTCAATTGACCGTGGGCGGCGGTGTCAACTGGCAGAGCCGCATCTATTTTTCAACCACCTCCTGGCAGTTGCCCGATGTTCCCCTTGAGGCGGAACAGGACGCTTATACGGTGGTGGACCTGATGGCGCGCTATCAGTTGACCGACACCCTTTGCGCGACCCTGAACGTCAACAACCTGTTTGATAAAAAATATCTGAGTTCCCTGGATTCAACGTTCTTCACCGGCTATTACGGTGAACCGCGCAGCGTTCTTTTGTCGCTACGCTATGACTTCTAACGCCATCCCAGTGCCATCAACGCGTCTTTGCACCCCCGCCTTTCGGGCGGGGGTGTTCATGATTTGCTCCGGGACCTGCTCTCATCCTGCACAAAAAATTCAAAAAAAGATGAGGGGATTTGGCGTGTTCATTCGTCTTACATCATGAGGGTATGACGTCAACCCGCATCGGCCGTGACAAATTGGCAACAACACACGCAAAAAAATGGAGTTCGCAGAGTGAAAAAAAGAAATTGGCGCAAAATCTGGTTCCTGACCCATAGCTGGCTGGCCATGCCGCTGTGGGTGGCGACCTTTGTCGTCTGCCTGACCGGCACCGTGGCCACCCTCGGTCAGGAACTGGTCTGGCTGACGCAGCCGCAGGTGCGCGCCAACGTGCCCGACGATAAGAGCGAGCGGCTGGATTTCGATGCCGTGCTGGCGGCGGTCAAGCGCCAGCAGCCCAAGGCGCACGTCAGCGCCCTGTCGCGGCCGGTCAAAGCGCAGTACGCCCTCACCGCCCAGGTCAGCACCGCTGACGGCAACACCGCCACCTGGTATGTCAATCCCTACAACGGCGCGATTCAGGGGCAACAGAGCCACTTTGACCTGCGCCGTTTCCTACGCGCCCTGCACGGCTGGCTGCTGGTTCCCTGGACCAACGGCTACAGTCCGGGCTGGTATCTGGTCACCCTGCTCAGCCTGCCGTTGCTCGGCTCGCTGATCTCCGGGGTGATGATCTACAAGCGATTCTGGCGCGACTACCTGCGGCCGAAAATCCGCCTGCGCCACGGCCCGCGGGTGATGTGGGGCGATGTCCATCGTCTGGCCGGTATCTGGTCGCTGCCGTTTATCTTCATCATTGCCGTGACCGGGTTGTGGATGCTGGTCCAGGCCGTCCTGTACGATCACCACATCACCTTTTCCACGGCCGGGCCGCCGGTGATGGTGGCGCGCGCCGACGTGCCGCAAACCGAGGACGGGCAAGCGCCGACGATGCTCAGCCCGCAACAGGCGGTGGATGCCGCGTGCCGGGCGTTTCCCGATCTGCAACCGTATCGGGTCAGCTTTCCGGCTCATGCTTATGATCTGTACCGGATCAGCGGCCGCAGCCGTCATTATCCGCTGTCGACCGACAGTGTGGCCATCCATCCCTATAACGGTCATGTCGAACAGACCCGCCGCCTCGCCGACCGATCAACGCTGGAGATCATCACCGGCTCAATGATCCCGCTGCACATCGGCGATTTTGCCGGGCTGGGTCTGAAGCTCGTTTATTTCATGTTCGGCCTGCTGCTGACCCTGATGATCTACAGCGGCATGCTGCTGTGGGGCAGGCGTACCTGGCGTGAAACCCGGCAGGTGTTCGAACAACGGGGCTGCGCTCCGGCCTATGTGGCTCGTCGCTGGGGCATGCACCTCAGTGGCGTGGTTTTGCTGCTGCCGCTGCTCTATTTCGCCCCTTATATGGACAGAATCGCCCTGTACCGCGGCGCCGCCGGTCTGGGTGAACGCCCCATCGGGACGTTGCAGGCCGGTCCGTTTACCCTCGACCTGGCGGAGTGGCAAGTGCGGCCTCCCCGGCCCGACGGCCAGGCCGGGCTGAAAAAAACCTTTACCCTGGGGTTGCGCCAGGAGGACTCTGCGCGCATCAAGGCCGTTTACCTCAAATTGGGCAAACCACGCAGCATCCGCAGTGCCGGAGCCCTGGCCTCGGGCAGTCCCTATCGTCAGTTTGTCCGCGTTTCCGTGCCGGAGCATGCCGGGCCGGACGCCGTGCTGTGGCTGACGCTGGAAACCTGGGACGGCGCGATCCATCGGGCCAGCCTGCCGTTGCACCAGGCCTCGCCGACCACCGCGGCGTTTCTCCAACAGCAGCGGGGCTGACGGCCCCACCGTCCGCAATCCATTCAACAGGAGTCAAACACAATGAAAAAAACACCTGTCCGTCTCGTCATGCTCATGGGCTTCTTTGTCGGTCTGAACAGCACGGCTCTGGCCCATTCCCCGTTCTGCTTTTGCGAAAAAGACGACGGAAAAATCGTCTGCGAAGGGGGTTTTTCCGATGGTTCAAGCGCCGCCGGTGTGCGGGTCGATCTGATTAACGGCGAAGAGAAGGTTCTCAAATCACAGCGGTTCGACGAGTTGTCCTCAGCCAGTTTCGCCATTCCCGAGGGCGACTTCTATATTCTGATGGACGCCGGTCCCGGCCATACCGTGGAAGTGGAGCGCTCGGCAATTGTCGGAATTGAGTGAGGCCCCTTTTGCTTTCCCGTACCCGCGGCTTTTCAGTTGCGATCCATTCGGTTCTTCGCAACCGTCTCCTGTCCTGAGCGACTGAAGTCCGTGGGCATAGGGAGGGCAATTGTCAGTTGTTCTCCTTGCCACTTGCATGATCGCCACAAGCCGCTAGGCTGAAAAAAAGCGTGATAAGAAATGGATCGGGAGAACGCCTATGAGAACAACAACAAAGACGCGCAGATGCTTCACCATGGCAAAATTCAGGATCATCGGGATGATGGGGATCATGGTCATCAGCCTCTGTCTTTCCCCCGCCGTGGCAGAGGCGTCCTCTTCCGTGGCCTATCGGGTCGAAACGCTGGCCAAAGGACTGGAGCATCCCTGGTCGCTGGCGTTTCTGCCCAATGGTGATGCATTGATTACCGAACGACCGGGAAAATTACGACGATGGTCCGCCAAAGAGCAACGCTTATCCGCTCCAATTTCCGGACTGCCCAAAATATTCAGCGGCGGCCAGGCCGGCCTGTTCAGCGCCATCCCG
This region of uncultured Desulfuromonas sp. genomic DNA includes:
- a CDS encoding FecR domain-containing protein; the protein is MSRGNRTQACRADLPRELIEQAIDWAIKIHYGPADDVQQQAFSRWLDHSPQHEEAWRRLQSLHDEFSTLPADLATRTLTTFDEQRQTRRRQRRQVLKLLVLGGVLASSGALTYRRAPWQRLFADTATETGQQRATTLEDGSTIRLNTDSAIARHYDASQRRIELLRGEIAVTTGRDRRKRPFIITTPYGTLEALGTRFTVRLRDAYARIDVQDGAVRMQPKNGTPWVVEAGTGGRLQQQKAEGAPPLPYDPTGWTDGVLAVRNMALKNVLSELARYRPGTISCADEVARLPVSGIYHLADTDQVLRFLQQTQPIQVAYRTRYWVTVLPDESRSAGKK
- a CDS encoding TonB-dependent siderophore receptor, with protein sequence MSLFRPKSGPATHAVLAAFVLLFLLIPLQTATAAELTHTFAIEAGPLDTVLNQFVRASGVNLSYADVVTDELHSDGVSGRYTSEEALHTLLDGTGITAEQQSGGGFRLRQQTAEEKAQEVQTLQEEAEPMTVTASSVGDTTEGTGSYTTGAMNTATKMDLSIRETPQSVSVITRQKIEDENYQTIDEALSETTGLYVSRLGTTRWEYISRGSTIDNIQYDGVSSHIHYYARDVIGDDVMDMYDRIEVVRGATGLTQGAGDPSASINMVRKRPTAEQQTSLSGNASMWGNGRMSFDTSGSFNQSQTIRGRLVASASGGDDCLDESSRENQLYYAVLDADVTEKTLLSLGFSHQKTRHDGYSWGGLATHEDGSFYDLDPEDTSAADWEYLDREENVTYFDLEQALGGDWNIKLSGRYSKAQSDMLASYTWWASSVLYKYPHAYEYDHRAKSADLHLSGSFNLFGRKHKLVLGANFDDEELSYVGGSGTAIPIDLETWDPSSVSKPDIALGSYSATYDQQQYGVYSALQLNPHDRINLTVGLRVSWFDYSTESVMTWGASASDYEENAYILPYYGITCDLTDTLTAYASYTEIFQPQQNYDIDGDLLPPEEGNNKEVGVKFESSENLFNASIAFFETNRDNLATALDGVSYCNPGFSTCYEAAERVRTRGFELDASGELSDGWHISAGYTYSKSEYVEGENKGDHYYTYNIPKHSFKLSTVYDLPGRLHQLSVGAGMKAQSELYKTGDGYRIEQGGYVIFDAMAKYQLTPRMKLQLNINNLLDKEYYSSLSGTGTSYGPFMGDPRNIVLSFKYQF
- a CDS encoding sigma-70 family RNA polymerase sigma factor; its protein translation is MSVSEKRLRSDLHDLYLDHHGWLVGWLNRRINNTHDAGDLAQDLFTRLLGRQTNLGTIAQPRAWLATMAHGMMVDHLRRKDIERAYAEALAALPADHAPSPETHAMLLDALAAIDALLKGLKPRARTIFLLSRLDGLPYARIAEELGVSLSTVEKDMARAIRHCLTRRQEMPL
- a CDS encoding FecR domain-containing protein; the protein is MKRTPKTSHHSPNDAQEEAIAWAVKLASGHVDAAQRQAFHRWRGQHRANEQAWRQIEGIDEAFSVVPCEAGDVVRRTLNHLDGARLTRRTVLKLLVAGAFLSGGGLTWSRKPWQQTWPLTATAQQRRHRLLPDGSRIDLNRGSAVEVVFSPWRRRVLLHQGEIHIETGNDANALFGHRPFEVVSGAMTFRALGTAFNLRRDRDGHRLYVSDGQVAVYRHAKLQTIVSATQEAFVADSGTLETHTADNDPSTWTQGVLVARKMRLRDLAAELSRYGDRPLQCSSRAGDLRVSGVFQLDGPAPLQRAVASLRQSLPIDVVEQDDTLTLILAQP
- a CDS encoding TonB-dependent siderophore receptor; this translates as MKRDRSQKHPRRQNRAACLLAALAVFCCLLAAPLMTAAQSTAANATFTVAIAAGPLEEALNSFAVQTGLTLSFSPELVEQMDSAGLNGTYRIEDGLSALLDEHGLRAVRRENGSYTLEEDIAPGQDGEEAPAIEVTASSLDDTTEGSGSYTTGLTTTATKMGLSIRETPQSISVMTNQRIEDQGLSSLSEVIEQTPGLNIQNLGSERFTIYSRGYTINDYQLDGVSTHGISSTQAIPQGLADLATYDHVEVVRGATGLMLGAGDPSGIINLVRKKPTHEFQGNVIAELGSWDHYRAQLDVGGPLTKNGRVRGRLVGVYQDNNSYMDAYELEKQVYYGILEADVTDTTLVTVGFDYQENDPQGSASTGFPLFYDDGRQTDFSRSTNPAASWSSDHKTTYNTFASLEQKLTDHWQLNLAANYMSLDRDFSSATAAWGFLDEETGEGIKLYGAPGDTDQTQTGVEMRLEGSYTLLGREHDLVAGFSFSKYENNHMPLYRSGVEGTEINFYTWNHETARPDTGNGKLYDLDTIIYQRGFYLASRLNPLERLHLILGGRVSDYSYDYSLHYVPETLTANNKTTKYSEHGEITPYFGLVYDLTETHSLYASYTSIFQPQSYHDRNGDALDPKTGDHYEVGVKSEFFAGRINASLALFEIRQDNLAEVDSGYTVPGTTTSAYRAVEGAKTQGVDVELSGEIIPGWHVMASYSYSLTEDADGSRLATEAPRQMAKLWTTYQWRQLTVGGGVNWQSRIYFSTTSWQLPDVPLEAEQDAYTVVDLMARYQLTDTLCATLNVNNLFDKKYLSSLDSTFFTGYYGEPRSVLLSLRYDF
- a CDS encoding PepSY-associated TM helix domain-containing protein translates to MKKRNWRKIWFLTHSWLAMPLWVATFVVCLTGTVATLGQELVWLTQPQVRANVPDDKSERLDFDAVLAAVKRQQPKAHVSALSRPVKAQYALTAQVSTADGNTATWYVNPYNGAIQGQQSHFDLRRFLRALHGWLLVPWTNGYSPGWYLVTLLSLPLLGSLISGVMIYKRFWRDYLRPKIRLRHGPRVMWGDVHRLAGIWSLPFIFIIAVTGLWMLVQAVLYDHHITFSTAGPPVMVARADVPQTEDGQAPTMLSPQQAVDAACRAFPDLQPYRVSFPAHAYDLYRISGRSRHYPLSTDSVAIHPYNGHVEQTRRLADRSTLEIITGSMIPLHIGDFAGLGLKLVYFMFGLLLTLMIYSGMLLWGRRTWRETRQVFEQRGCAPAYVARRWGMHLSGVVLLLPLLYFAPYMDRIALYRGAAGLGERPIGTLQAGPFTLDLAEWQVRPPRPDGQAGLKKTFTLGLRQEDSARIKAVYLKLGKPRSIRSAGALASGSPYRQFVRVSVPEHAGPDAVLWLTLETWDGAIHRASLPLHQASPTTAAFLQQQRG